agcatatatagtGAAACTGCCGTATAAActgaacaaacaaaattaagttcAACTGAACGCTCAAAGCTCTTGCACGTCATCTTTGTTTTTGTGGGGGGTGCAACCGAAGtgaactttttatttgttattttttaaattatcatgGAGTCGTTATAAAAATTACCATTAGTTAAGTTTTCACAAAGATGTAAGTGGAAAAATAATGTTACTCACTCGTTTACTATAAATGAAATTGTATCCAgagaatttacttttttaagtattttgtaTTCAAGCTGATCCACCATAAAACGTTTTTTCAGACTGCTTTGTAAATCCTGTTCGGCTACATATTGCTTTAACTCCACCACATCACGATCGTCGTAAGGATGTGTTGCGGAATGAAGAGTTTTTATGCTACAAACGTAAATTTTATGAATGCAAGTACAATTacttatacattatataaagaAACATACTCTCTCTTCGACGAAAACATCTTACGAGTTTTCCTAGATTCTACAACACATATGGCAATAAATAGAAACACAGCTGATATTAGCATGTAGCAAATTACAACTAGAATTCCGGGATCCTCAAACTTGAAAATAGTTGACActgttaaaatatgaaaatataaaagcatGCATCTAACTGGACAAATACAATTAATAAggtaattaaaaacatatacatatgtagatatctgcattaaatattattatctcATCTACTAAGTGTATGGAATGTAAATATTGCTGGTTAttggaaaagaaaacgaaaattgaAAACTGAGTGACTATCTGTCTGCCCGTATGTGCGGGCGATAACCCCACCCTTTCCGCATATAACGgttctgttaaaaactactaaaagcgcgataaatcaataaataaattctacagataaattaaattttacacttgagATAAAACAAGATGACTTTATAAGAGCCGCAGTCAAAAATGGATGATAAGCGTGGTAGCGCCTACGTTTAGATGGAAAGCCTACTCGACCCATATAGACCAAATTTGATATTTAATGTTACCTCGACATTCCTATATTACAGTGCGAAAACAAACggaatcggactacaaccacgcctacttcccatataacccaacacgaaaatatcggtcaatctctgagatacatatgtacatatagtatattatagaaattcgaAGAGTACCCTTTCTTAATATGTCTGTAGGTCAAAAATGGGTATAATCGGATCAATAACTTccttagatacatacatatatctaatagaaagattttcgaacttccaataGACTTTAaaccgcatatatcggcaaatgtgtgagttttttttttttttaataaaattgtgcgAGTGTGTCTTTAAGACTAAAATGAGGTGAAAATTTGccttagaccccatataacttacTAACTTTATGCACTTAaagatatttccctggctttgatcctgacaagttgcaagagtatgaaatattcGATTACAACCGAACttggcccttccttacttgtttaaattattacttACCACAGCATTGTGGTATAGTAGCACATATATTCTTCTTGTCACAATCTTCATCATCCTCGCATGCTTGTTCACAATATTCTTCTTCCTTAGTTTCTGTATATACATTACTTATGCCATCCATAAGGGAAAATGTAGGAAATATTgcccaaatataaaatattatatcattGTCCAagaaaatattccaatacacaatatacgaaaatattcctttgaaaacaaacaatatttGAAGAGTTAGATTGAgattccaaaataatttttgaactttctAATTTTACCTGTTCCAACCTGTATTAAAactgctataagaaatgctgACCACATCGTACAATAGAAGTATATAGAGAGTAAATATATCAAGGCTAAGCCAGGTACTCCATAGACATTCATTAATAACATTGcatctaaaaatataataatcagcaatcatttaaatttgaaatgtttaatataattCGATAACTTACACATCTTGTGCGAAAACGAATAACCTTCGATGGGTGATAAAGCCAGTATAATTGTATAGACAATGGAATATGAGAAGAACGTTATATAATCCCATAGAAAATTCACACACCAATACCGTGCCATACTAACACCGGCTATTTTCTGTAGTGTTAACAAATGATATTTACGCTCCTCCACAAGAGGCACAATAaagcaagcaatcgatattggtaTGGCAATTCCCAAGACCATTGGTAATAGTAAATGGGTCTTCTCTTGATCAAGCACGTGAATTTTGGCACGTAATGGCGTGGGTTCTGGATGATTAGCGACTGTAGTTAttgctttaatatctttatttctaaataaataaaaattataaatgttttatattaattatatccTTTATACGTACACATTACATTGCATAAACAAATCTATATATTATGTTATAAGGCCGAATATCTTATTTATTATACGAGATATTCATTTTAAAGGAAACTAAACAGACTGTTTCTTAAGTAAAATTGGATATGGATAATGAGGATACTAAATcgcggtatttttattgcatcTCGAAACTTCCTCAACCACCAGCAAAATCTCCTATTGCGCTGATAACTACACGGTTAAGTCATCGGGCACTTCACGCTTCTTTAATACAAAGGGTTTCACACCCTTCGTTATTAAATATACGGCGTATTTTTGAGGGGCTTGCAGAAGAAAGTCATAGGACTTGCGGAACAAATTACAGACATGTCAGAATTCCTCACTACCTCGTATGATTCTAACCACATCATGACTTGACCccttaaacgcataaatttAACACCCCTTCTCCGTTGTTCCTTTACTGGACCTCCcctttttgttgttactgttgttgtagcggttaACTAATCTCGGCATGGGTGGTAAGGTTCCTGCTGGTTATCATCGAAGTCATCTAACGAGAGGAAACGTCATGTTTCGATTAGGCCGGGCATCAGGGAGAGGTGTATTAGATGAGTGTGCATTTGACATGCAAAGAGAAGATTGGGGTCAAGTGCGGGCTTGCTTGAATAATATTTGGTATGTCGGAGTGATATGTAGGAGTTTAAACTCGGAAGGCAACTCGGCCTCTCGTCTGCAATGGGTTGCTTAGCTTTTTCTACGAAAATATCTcggcagaaactgcttggagaggagtacATTGTGTTCTATAACCGGATATTAGGAGGCATATTTTTACTGTATGGAGTGATGTGTTCTGACAGGTCTGAGCTTGTTCGTCTGCGTTTCAGgccatccaggcgaccatatcgGTGCTACATAGCTTATGACCGACTGGGCAATTGTCTTGTATGTTGCCGAGAgcgtttttttttgtcttttcctCGGGTGCTGCCGGTTAGCGACTTGAAGATTTAGTTGCGGTTCTGCACTTTGacaataatcgcggtcgtatgcaGAGCTTCTGCTTCGGCTATCAAGTGCAACGCCAAAATTTTAGAGTTTTATTTCATCGACTGTGGATATTAAGATCTAGTCTGAACTCCTTCGTCTAGttcgtgaaaattttgtttgtggattgaAGTGTTAGGCCCTTTGCAGAGCAGAATAGTGAAAGATCGGTGAAATAACTGTTTACTGAACTTCCCTTTAGTTGAAAgcgatgaaaatatttaaaatcttacCGGTAACTAAccgcgacaacaacaaaaaataaacataacatTTGACTTACGAAAGATACAAATTATGCATTAAATTCAACACAAGTGGAGCGGAATGGAAGATGCGTTGATTAAACCAGCCGGTGTATATTTCGCCATTAACTTCTACTGCGCCAAATTTGTCCATCACCGTTtctgatttctttaaaaaactctCAAAATTAACATGAAGGCAACGAAGCGAGTTTTGGTCAAATCTTAACGAACTTTCGCCAACACGCTTTTTTCTTATAGGGTTATAGACCTGAATGGTTTTACAGTCTTTGAATGCTgttaaatcgatgttttttgtAGCACCCAACTCTATGGGATTGTAGCGCGTTGGTGGTACATTCATGCTATTCTTTGCCATTATGGCtatcaaaagtataaaaatgaatgaaacGGCCATTGTTATGAGAGGCACAAAGTTTGGCGCTTGATGTATGAGCTTCTTATTTAGTAATGCGTAAGTTTGTTGCCTTCCAAGCTTTTTTGAAGAGATATATTCGCATGTAGGTTTTTCTATAATTAtgcgaaaagaaataaaaattaaaatccctTTTAATGAAATCTGgttcaaatttaaaatgtttttatacataCTATCGCTAATTATGACTTGTTTCGTTTTACGTGTACCCATTGTCATGTAAATTTCAGTAAGCTCGCTACTCAGTGCTCGCATATCTATGATGCCAAGATTTTTTTGCTCCTTCTCCAAATGTAtcaacatattttgaaatttcggtCTCATATCAAGTGGCAGTTTGTAGTAGAGTAGCTCTCCAATttcattttccggtataactcCAGGTATAAATCGTCCTATTAACTCAGTTATAGCTTCGGTTGATGCTGTGGCGGATTTGACTATTATCTAAGGAACAAAGACATAAACAAATAGAAGCTTTATGAGTAAGATGTTTAAATAAACAAGCAGGAGTATGTACTAAGCAACAgaatttgatatttatatttcaaagcgATGGTTAGAACCGAGTAAGAACCGTGACAAGAAATTATACGGTTGCTTTATCAATGCTAGATTTTACGATCGAACCCTTCTTCTTCTGTATAACTTCTACAATTGCCTTTAATTTGATCGATCTAACCATATAATAATGGCATGAATATAACTCCTGTCATTCTGGAATCTATTTTTGATGGTGGAACAGTCTCTCCATGTGACGGATCTCACATCTGGCTCCGGATTTATATACAATTAAGGAACGCTACCTCAACACCATTACGCAAAACTATTGGGGAATGGCAAATAACACTTAAAGCAAAAAAAGGTTAACTTCAGTTAactcgaagctataatactcttcacagttttcatacaagaacttgatttttatgggtcagtttttatggcagctatatgaagATTGAGAAGttgtctttaaaaataattcacgccaattttgtgaaaatattttctgagataaaaaaagttttccatacaagaagttAATGCtgtagttcagtttgtatgacagctacttATATGTTATAGAGGTCCCATATCAGCCATTCCTACAAGTAAGCAGATACGTGTTCAAACTTTCATgtgcatatttttgaaagttccCCCCCGTTTTCTCCTGGGCTTTATAAACTTCATGATAAAGGTAATATATCCtgtcagggtataaaaattgtttcatttgCATACTGATTCTATGACGTTTCGCATACAtgtataaattttgtggtttaccccacgtttatatgtatatatccacataatgcaaatatgtataaattattaccAAATCACAGCCGACACCAAATTTATTCCTAAGGAAAAATGGTGTGCCATAAGTTAAGAGCGCGCCTTCACCGAACATCGCAATACGATCTCCAACAGCTTCGGCTTCAGTTATGTCGAATGTGGTCATCACAATAGCGCGaccatatttttctttatgtaaTATGCTCCAAAATAAACGTTGCTCTTTTCCTTTCATATGAAGTGTAGGTTCGTCAAGTAAAACGATTTTTGTACCACCAGCAATAGCGCAACCCAAACTTACAAAACGTTTTTGACTATAGGTTAATGATTTCACCAACGTTTTACGTTGTATTCGTGTTGCTCTCACAGATTCGAAAAACTTATCTAATTCcatattgattttttgattatCTCTTGCTGGTAATTTAATtagcatataatattttaatgtttcttCAACAGTCAGTAAATCAAATAAAGCGTTATTTGGCATGCATACATCTATGCTACCACGATATTTATTCCAATGTTCATACAAATCATTATGTTCAATTTGTACTTGTCCCAGCAGTGGTCGCCTCCAACCAGCcattatttgaattattgtCGTTTTGCCGGAGCAATGTGGTCCAAATATGACAGTAATCTCATTGGCATAGATACgcattgttatatttttaagttgtaTTCTGCCGGAATTGTGTTTGGTGTGCACATTTTTTAAACGTATCAATTCAACACTGCTGATGGTGccgaattcaaaattttcccaAATTATAGGTTTTTcaagtattaaaatattgtgttttttcGAATTTGGAGCTTTGGCGGGCTTATTCATTGTGGTAAGACAGTGTCCACTACAGCATAAGCTGAATGGCAACGTTTTAATGTAAGGCCCTGGACTAAAATACTCCGCTATGGAAATCAATATCCAATAAAATGCGCAGTTTGCCAACATCGTTATGACTGGATTTAAAAAATCATCGCCCTCTTGAAACTCACGCATTCCGTATGCAAATCCATTGTTGGCAAAGCCAATAAAGCAAATGAACAAAATTGTGGTCATTTCCAAATAATGCTCCACCAAAATTGAGAATAATGAATACATGGTAAGCCATATCAGAGCTCCGAACAATACAGCGTGCAGTGCTTTAGTCGAAATTGAGACTATAAACACGGCGGTAATCAGGAGTGCAATATTGTATGAAATTAGATAAAGGACCAACCAAATAATGTTACTAGCGAATTTTCCCTCAAGTGGCAGCTATAAATAGAGAGAGCAATATGATTGTTATGTTATTTGAGATATTAACATTTTGGTAATTGAAGTTTAATATAACTCAGGCATATCGAGACTATTGCCTTATCAAGTATTGAAACCGCGATAACGATTTTCAATAACAATCAAAGCTTTATACATGATAAAATAGGGAATAGAAAGTTGAAAATCtaattttgattgattttatagtaatatacatatgtatatgatatatgtgATTATCTTACCAAAACCACAATTGCAATGAATATATCCAAAactaataaatgcaaaaaagaaaGAATGCAGTTGCCAGTCCAGTACTTGGCATACTCAAATCCATATCTCCAATGATGAGCTAAAATATTCTCTTCTCGTTCACGCCCATATCGCttgaaatgtttaataaaaatcaatatatactcgtatatatatatatatatactcatGTCATATATCTAAGAATAATTCGTTAAAACGCTCTATTACCCATAGAATATTTAGAAATGGTAAAAAGAATGAAAAACTGAAGCAAAACATCGATATACTGGACTTGTTGTGGGCAGAACACATTCTCGCATTGGTATGTTGTCGAAATGATCGCACTGTAAAATTTATGCTACTTATATCTTGATCCTGTGTCTTGAGTAACCATTtagcaaatatttgatgttgcaACTGCAAGAAACCCTCTCGTAAATATAAATCATCTTGCACGTTTTTTTCGCCAGCATCCTGAGCAAGTATACCGCTACAGCGTGTTGCCCAAAGTTCTGTACCCATATGATTTAAGTCCTTTGTTCGAAACTCACTTGGAAAACGTATTTCATTTTCTAGATTAGTCTTTGTCGTCGATATGAATTTAACAGCTGCTAGTGTTGTATTTCTGTCGAATCTGTTCATCATTGATTTTTCTGTTTTATATGACTTTGCTTCGGTTAATTGTAGACTTTTTGCAACTTCATCCATTATACCGGTAGCCGTCTCATCGTCTGGAGTATATGTAAGATTTGTTGGCATTGTTTTTTCAGAGACGCTTAATAAGTAtctaatgaataaaaataatattaatgaaatgtgattcaaatattttccatacataatggaaaaaaagtaataatttttttccaaacttaCTTTAGAATGTCTAAATTATCGAGATTTTGTTCGTCATATATCACAATCTTTTTAAGGTCTTCATCAGTCAGTTCATTATTGATCGAAGGGGTTGTGGGGAACAGAACAGCGAGTAAATAACATATAATTATTATAGCTATTTCTGAGATGGTTTTTTTAACTGAacgaatttcaaatttaaaatttttactaacgGCAGTTTTAACCGAGGCAGGCATTTCAGTTGATTTATTTAGAgctacaataaaatataaaaatgcatattAC
The DNA window shown above is from Bactrocera tryoni isolate S06 chromosome 4, CSIRO_BtryS06_freeze2, whole genome shotgun sequence and carries:
- the LOC120775712 gene encoding ATP-binding cassette sub-family A member 3, with amino-acid sequence MPASVKTAVSKNFKFEIRSVKKTISEIAIIIICYLLAVLFPTTPSINNELTDEDLKKIVIYDEQNLDNLDILKYLLSVSEKTMPTNLTYTPDDETATGIMDEVAKSLQLTEAKSYKTEKSMMNRFDRNTTLAAVKFISTTKTNLENEIRFPSEFRTKDLNHMGTELWATRCSGILAQDAGEKNVQDDLYLREGFLQLQHQIFAKWLLKTQDQDISSINFTVRSFRQHTNARMCSAHNKSSISMFCFSFSFFLPFLNILWRYGREREENILAHHWRYGFEYAKYWTGNCILSFLHLLVLDIFIAIVVLLPLEGKFASNIIWLVLYLISYNIALLITAVFIVSISTKALHAVLFGALIWLTMYSLFSILVEHYLEMTTILFICFIGFANNGFAYGMREFQEGDDFLNPVITMLANCAFYWILISIAEYFSPGPYIKTLPFSLCCSGHCLTTMNKPAKAPNSKKHNILILEKPIIWENFEFGTISSVELIRLKNVHTKHNSGRIQLKNITMRIYANEITVIFGPHCSGKTTIIQIMAGWRRPLLGQVQIEHNDLYEHWNKYRGSIDVCMPNNALFDLLTVEETLKYYMLIKLPARDNQKINMELDKFFESVRATRIQRKTLVKSLTYSQKRFVSLGCAIAGGTKIVLLDEPTLHMKGKEQRLFWSILHKEKYGRAIVMTTFDITEAEAVGDRIAMFGEGALLTYGTPFFLRNKFGVGCDLIIVKSATASTEAITELIGRFIPGVIPENEIGELLYYKLPLDMRPKFQNMLIHLEKEQKNLGIIDMRALSSELTEIYMTMGTRKTKQVIISDKKPTCEYISSKKLGRQQTYALLNKKLIHQAPNFVPLITMAVSFIFILLIAIMAKNSMNVPPTRYNPIELGATKNIDLTAFKDCKTIQVYNPIRKKRVGESSLRFDQNSLRCLHVNFESFLKKSETVMDKFGAVEVNGEIYTGWFNQRIFHSAPLVLNLMHNLYLSNKDIKAITTVANHPEPTPLRAKIHVLDQEKTHLLLPMVLGIAIPISIACFIVPLVEERKYHLLTLQKIAGVSMARYWCVNFLWDYITFFSYSIVYTIILALSPIEGYSFSHKMYAMLLMNVYGVPGLALIYLLSIYFYCTMWSAFLIAVLIQVGTGIFSYIVYWNIFLDNDIIFYIWAIFPTFSLMDGISNVYTETKEEEYCEQACEDDEDCDKKNICATIPQCCVSTIFKFEDPGILVVICYMLISAVFLFIAICVVESRKTRKMFSSKRDIKTLHSATHPYDDRDVVELKQYVAEQDLQSSLKKRFMVDQLEYKILKKVNSLDTISFIVNEGQCLAIFGSHHSGKSHVAGQLIGQTNFAFGDIFVDGIELKYDPKKALAKMSFVPQDHGLWETFTPREILRFFCMLRGVVPNDIKGILRDLSSAFIMGSYMDKPIRGISVDRRRKVNIALALIAQPTVTILDEPTRGLAPRTSREIWNVLRYKRFLGKTLIFTTSNAIELEALADRVLIYNEGEMWAFGNAQYLRNRYTKGFYLDVKLKIDGANSEEAKDNLYKDAENLVRFVTFLHEDSELQVRIDNCFKFYLPVPIVSYSFLYGSMEKNKRRLNIAEYGVSQGTIQDVFNAIEANRNV